CATTCGCCTGTCTCAGATGCCTAAAGTAGAGACGATCATCATTCAAGGTGGCGGTAAAGAGTGGGGCGGTGTTGGTGAGCCGACTATTGCCGTTGCGGCGCCAGCTGTTCTCAATGCGATCTACCGTGCAACAGGCAAGCGCTTGCGCACTGTTCCATTGAAAAACAGCGGTATTAAGTTGGTTTAATGGTGATGGGCAAGCGGGAATGAGACGAACGCTAGCAGCTTTATTGCTAGGGACCTCGACTCTTTTCCTGCCTTGTTTAGCGCACTCTCAAACTTGGACAGGGGATTCGATTGTGAATCCCCTGACTTCTTCTCCGGGGGATGCTGTGAAGGGGCGCTCGATTGTAGCTAGTCGTCAAGTCGGTTTATGTTTGCTATGTCACAGTGGACCATTTCCAGAAGAGCGCTTTCAGGGTAATCTGGCGCCAGACTTGGTAGCTAGTGTGGGTCAATCTACTCCAGCTCAATTGCGGGCTCGATTAGTTGATCCAGGCCGCTTGAATCCATCCAGCATCATGCC
This genomic stretch from Polynucleobacter corsicus harbors:
- the soxX gene encoding sulfur oxidation c-type cytochrome SoxX, encoding MRRTLAALLLGTSTLFLPCLAHSQTWTGDSIVNPLTSSPGDAVKGRSIVASRQVGLCLLCHSGPFPEERFQGNLAPDLVASVGQSTPAQLRARLVDPGRLNPSSIMPAYYRTTGLSRVSPKFVDQTILTSQEIEDVVAFLVSLQ